From the genome of Gracilinanus agilis isolate LMUSP501 chromosome 2, AgileGrace, whole genome shotgun sequence, one region includes:
- the CHST8 gene encoding carbohydrate sulfotransferase 8: MEMIICGADDAATTTTDDNGKGDDHDAKNSDGDCHDAGDGVKYNAQRHRNDCPTGSSQDGKVTGHKAGALARVAPQGSPGPGARSQEQQLNGLVLLVRDQAKPGPEGGRVQLRQRRRRLLIKKTPIVIALNSSTVTLAQLGPQEGGAPEGHWRRLYQVQHERKRIMRDTCAKYKSNSRRVVTPYHVSRIFVEDKSRVLYCEVPKAGCSNWKRVLMVLSGLASSTRDIQHNTVHYGNTLKRLDGFDRQGISHRLNTYTKMLFIREPFERLVSAFRDKFEHPNSYYHPVFGKAILARYRMNATREALRTGSGVRFSEFIQYLLDVHRPVGMDIHWDHVNRLCSPCLIDYDFVGKFESMEEDANFFLRLIGAPQNLTFPRFKDRHSNEERTTTRIAHHYFAQLSPLQRQRTYDFYYMDYLMFNYSKPFDDLY; encoded by the exons ATGGAGATGATCATTTGTGGTGCTGATGATGCTGCCACCACTACTACTGATGATAATGGCAAAGGTGATGATCATGATGCCAAAAATAGTGATGGTGATTGTCATGATGCTGGTGATG gAGTAAAGTATAATGCTCAACGCCACCGAAAC gaCTGTCCAACAGGCAGCAGCCAGGATGGCAAAGTGACGGGGCATAAAGCCGGAGCGTTGGCAAGGGTGGCTCCCCAGGGCTCCCCAGGCCCAGGGGCACGGAGCCAGGAGCAGCAGCTAAATGGCCTGGTGCTTCTGGTGAGAGACCAGGCAAAGCCTGGGCCAGAGGGTGGCCGCGTCCAGCTCCGGCAGCGCCGGAGGAGGCTTCTCATCAAGAAGACACCCATTGTCATTGCTCTAAACAGCTCCACCGTCACCCTGGCTCAGCTGGGCCCCCAGGAAGGGGGAGCCCCCGAGGGTCACTGGCGCCGCCTCTACCAGGTGCAGCATGAGCGAAAGAGGATCATGAGAGACACGTGCGCCAAATACAAGAGCAACAGTCGCAGGGTCGTCACGCCCTACCACGTGTCCCGCATCTTTGTGGAGGACAAATCCCGAGTCTTGTACTGCGAGGTGCCAAAGGCTGGCTGCTCCAACTGGAAACGGGTCCTGATGGTCCTCAGCGGGCTGGCCTCTTCCACCAGGGACATCCAGCACAACACCGTCCACTATGGCAACACTCTGAAGAGGCTGGACGGCTTCGACCGCCAGGGCATTTCCCACCGCCTCAACACCTACACCAAGATGCTGTTCATCCGGGAACCCTTTGAGAGGCTGGTCTCTGCTTTCCGAGACAAATTTGAGCACCCCAATAGCTACTATCACCCAGTTTTTGGCAAGGCCATTCTTGCCCGGTACCGGATGAATGCCACCCGGGAGGCTCTAAGGACGGGCTCGGGGGTGAGGTTCTCCGAGTTCATCCAGTACCTGCTGGATGTGCATCGGCCGGTGGGCATGGACATTCACTGGGACCATGTCAATAGACTGTGCAGCCCTTGTCTCATTGACTATGACTTTGTGGGCAAGTTTGAGAGCATGGAGGAAGATGCCAACTTCTTCCTGCGCCTCATCGGTGCCCCCCAGAACCTGACCTTCCCCAGGTTCAAAGACAGGCATTCAAACGAGGAGCGGACGACCACGAGGATCGCCCACCACTACTTTGCCCAGCTGTCGCCCCTACAGAGACAGCGCACCTATGACTTTTACTACATGGATTACTTGATGTTCAACTACTCCAAGCCCTTCGATGACCTGTATTGA